The Gemmata palustris genome includes a region encoding these proteins:
- a CDS encoding CehA/McbA family metallohydrolase, producing the protein MPRLFLALGAIIALASAARAADVPVIPDVEGQPLAANAERLVKALDFLGTPLPEEAGKQLAKAIEDKDAKKVQEVLDKRVLFAVTINPEARLKVAKGPGDTILQQAGWTPVLVKVMNDSTVKKQLRVMSAQAGPVYSGPGQNAKNSKDDPKIVERFLGAEIFSAPPMTDTLSGLKVEYAIVLLYSSESGRREATIGFDIGQGNQDLGFRGETPVLFEVKPAVAVKVKVTDFDGKPTTGRFLITDASGHIYPPQAKRLAPDLFFQRQVYRHDGGTILLPPGKFLVQYGRGPEYALKTQELTVPFDGKGLTFAAKLERWINPADFGFFSGDHHIHAAGCAHYTNPTEGVLPEDMFLHVKGEGLNVGCCLTWGPCYDYQRKFFEAKPWQKSEPFTILKYDVEVSGFGSQALGHVCLLNLRDQTYPGSDGTKLKGWPTWTTPLMKWAKDQGAVTGYAHSANGLGVNPKEAAKRLLDALDTNKDGSVSPDEARAGKLPLPEPFATIDTNSDGALSAAELLKSTEKTANTLPNLNVPEMNGIGAQEICVTTAMGVCDFISAMDTARTPEWNCWYHIMNCGFPLKASGETDFPCISGSRVGQGRVYVQLGKKTDMVDYGAWCKGIAQGRSYVSDGYAHALEFAVNGTSAGFGDVKLDAAGTVKVAAKVAFAKDVSLGTAPGAQAPTGPSRKLELVVNGKVVQSKDIPADDKTHDVSFDVSIDKSSWVAIRHFPQMHTNPVNVIVAGKPIRASKASAKWCVGVIEQLWLVRGPGIKESERAEAEKTFKKALEMYKKIAEESADDLRKVD; encoded by the coding sequence ATGCCCCGCCTCTTCCTCGCGCTCGGCGCGATAATCGCTCTCGCGAGCGCCGCACGCGCCGCGGACGTTCCCGTGATCCCCGACGTCGAGGGGCAACCGCTCGCGGCGAACGCGGAGCGGCTCGTGAAGGCCCTCGACTTCCTCGGCACCCCGCTCCCCGAAGAAGCCGGCAAGCAACTGGCGAAAGCCATCGAAGACAAGGACGCGAAGAAGGTCCAGGAGGTTCTCGACAAGCGGGTGCTGTTCGCGGTCACGATCAACCCGGAAGCGCGCCTCAAGGTCGCGAAGGGGCCGGGGGACACCATACTTCAGCAGGCCGGGTGGACGCCGGTGCTCGTGAAAGTCATGAACGACAGCACCGTGAAGAAACAGTTGCGCGTCATGAGCGCCCAGGCCGGACCGGTGTACAGCGGCCCGGGCCAGAACGCCAAAAACTCGAAAGACGACCCGAAAATCGTCGAGCGGTTTCTCGGCGCCGAGATATTCAGCGCCCCGCCGATGACCGACACGCTCAGCGGGCTCAAGGTCGAGTACGCGATCGTGCTCCTCTACTCGTCGGAGAGCGGCCGGCGCGAAGCGACCATCGGGTTCGACATCGGGCAGGGCAACCAGGATCTCGGGTTCCGTGGGGAAACGCCGGTGCTGTTCGAGGTGAAACCGGCGGTCGCGGTGAAGGTGAAAGTGACGGACTTCGACGGCAAACCCACGACCGGGCGGTTCCTCATCACGGACGCGAGCGGCCACATCTACCCGCCCCAGGCCAAGCGCCTCGCCCCGGACCTCTTCTTCCAGCGGCAAGTTTACCGGCACGACGGCGGAACGATCTTGCTCCCGCCGGGCAAGTTCCTCGTGCAGTACGGGCGCGGGCCGGAATACGCACTGAAGACGCAAGAGCTGACCGTTCCGTTCGACGGTAAAGGGCTCACGTTCGCCGCGAAGCTCGAACGGTGGATCAACCCGGCCGATTTCGGGTTTTTCAGTGGCGATCACCACATCCACGCGGCCGGCTGCGCCCACTACACGAACCCCACCGAGGGCGTGCTCCCCGAAGACATGTTCCTGCACGTCAAAGGTGAGGGGCTGAACGTCGGCTGCTGCCTGACCTGGGGACCGTGTTACGACTACCAGCGCAAGTTCTTCGAGGCGAAGCCGTGGCAAAAGAGTGAGCCGTTCACCATCCTCAAATACGACGTCGAAGTGAGCGGCTTCGGCTCGCAAGCGCTCGGCCACGTCTGCTTGCTGAACCTGCGCGACCAAACGTACCCCGGTTCCGACGGCACCAAACTCAAGGGCTGGCCGACGTGGACGACTCCGCTGATGAAGTGGGCAAAGGACCAGGGCGCTGTGACCGGGTACGCGCATTCCGCGAACGGCCTGGGCGTGAACCCGAAGGAGGCCGCGAAGCGGCTGCTTGACGCGCTCGACACCAACAAGGACGGGTCTGTCAGCCCCGACGAGGCGAGGGCCGGCAAACTGCCGCTCCCGGAGCCGTTTGCCACCATCGACACGAACAGCGACGGCGCTCTCAGTGCGGCCGAATTGCTCAAGAGCACTGAGAAAACGGCCAATACGCTACCGAACCTGAATGTCCCGGAAATGAACGGCATCGGCGCGCAGGAAATCTGCGTCACCACCGCGATGGGTGTGTGCGATTTCATCTCCGCGATGGACACCGCACGCACGCCGGAATGGAACTGCTGGTACCACATCATGAACTGCGGGTTCCCGCTGAAGGCGAGCGGCGAAACCGACTTCCCGTGCATTTCCGGGAGCCGCGTCGGGCAGGGCCGCGTGTACGTGCAGCTCGGCAAGAAGACGGACATGGTCGACTACGGCGCGTGGTGCAAGGGCATCGCGCAGGGGCGCTCTTACGTCTCCGATGGCTACGCCCACGCCCTCGAATTCGCGGTGAACGGCACCTCGGCCGGGTTCGGCGACGTGAAACTCGACGCGGCCGGCACGGTGAAGGTGGCCGCGAAGGTCGCGTTCGCGAAGGACGTCTCGCTCGGCACCGCGCCCGGTGCGCAAGCCCCCACCGGGCCGTCGCGGAAGCTCGAACTCGTGGTGAACGGAAAAGTGGTGCAGTCGAAGGACATCCCGGCCGACGACAAAACGCACGACGTGAGCTTCGATGTGAGCATCGACAAAAGCTCGTGGGTGGCGATCCGGCACTTCCCGCAAATGCACACGAACCCGGTGAACGTGATCGTAGCCGGCAAGCCGATCCGTGCCAGCAAAGCGAGCGCGAAGTGGTGCGTCGGCGTGATCGAACAGTTGTGGCTCGTTCGCGGACCCGGGATCAAGGAAAGCGAACGCGCCGAAGCCGAGAAGACGTTCAAGAAGGCGCTGGAAATGTACAAGAAGATCGCGGAGGAATCCGCGGACGATTTGAGGAAAGTGGACTGA
- the def gene encoding peptide deformylase translates to MKIARYPHPALRVKARPVTAIDADVQKAAAEMLELMYRSEGLGLAAPQVTLDYQMIVMNFAGEADRPDQEVVAINPVILEAKGGTVNDREGCLSFPGLYQNVRRAKTVHVAAYNLKGEKFEMVCHDLAARVWQHEIDHLQGTLFIDKMGSLGLSRSQRDLEKFVSDFEKDKKKGDLPPDLEPKM, encoded by the coding sequence ATGAAGATCGCGAGATACCCGCACCCGGCGCTCCGTGTGAAAGCGCGGCCCGTTACCGCCATCGACGCGGACGTGCAGAAGGCCGCCGCCGAGATGCTGGAACTGATGTACAGAAGCGAGGGGCTGGGCCTCGCCGCGCCGCAAGTCACGCTCGATTACCAGATGATCGTGATGAACTTTGCGGGCGAAGCGGACCGCCCCGACCAAGAAGTGGTCGCCATCAATCCGGTGATCCTGGAAGCTAAAGGCGGCACGGTGAACGACCGCGAGGGGTGTTTGAGTTTCCCGGGGCTGTACCAGAACGTGCGCCGGGCGAAGACCGTACACGTGGCGGCGTACAACCTGAAGGGCGAGAAGTTCGAGATGGTGTGCCACGACCTCGCGGCGCGCGTGTGGCAGCACGAGATCGACCACCTTCAGGGTACGCTGTTCATCGACAAAATGGGCTCGCTCGGGCTCTCGCGCAGCCAGCGCGACCTGGAGAAGTTCGTTTCGGACTTCGAGAAGGACAAGAAGAAGGGCGACCTACCGCCGGACCTGGAACCAAAGATGTAA
- the fmt gene encoding methionyl-tRNA formyltransferase, whose protein sequence is MRIVMMGTGTFAEPTFEALIAAFGGDVVGLVTQPERDAGNKRGSTRQTGKGMANIARAANIPVAQPESINTPEGLELLRGTQPDLLVVAAYGQILSRDVLTVPTRGTINVHASLLPKYRGAAPVAYAILSGEPQTGVTIIKVTPGLDSGDMILQESLDILPTDTTGSLEARLSILGAQMAVEATHKYAAGGPVEGVKQDPALVTKAPKIKKEFGLIDWTKPAAGIERHVRAMQPWPTAYTFLHRPGKEPMRVIVIAANEFPVRYAPEAPAGRSFVDAKFPQSLFVVGGEVNSAERSVLEVHELQPAGKKKMTAEEFLRGYPIVEGMRFGPEVLV, encoded by the coding sequence ATGCGAATAGTGATGATGGGAACGGGGACGTTCGCGGAGCCGACGTTCGAGGCGCTGATCGCGGCGTTCGGTGGTGACGTCGTGGGGTTGGTGACGCAGCCCGAGCGCGACGCCGGCAACAAGCGCGGGAGCACGCGCCAGACCGGTAAGGGCATGGCGAATATTGCGCGCGCTGCGAACATTCCCGTGGCGCAGCCCGAGAGCATCAACACGCCCGAGGGCTTGGAACTGCTCCGCGGAACGCAACCCGACCTGCTCGTCGTCGCGGCATACGGTCAGATTCTCTCACGCGATGTGCTGACTGTACCCACGCGCGGCACGATCAACGTTCACGCCTCACTACTGCCGAAGTACCGCGGCGCGGCGCCGGTCGCGTATGCGATTCTCAGCGGCGAGCCGCAAACCGGAGTGACCATTATCAAAGTGACGCCCGGCCTCGACTCCGGCGACATGATCCTTCAGGAATCGCTCGACATCCTCCCGACCGACACCACGGGCAGCCTCGAAGCGCGACTTTCGATACTCGGCGCACAAATGGCCGTCGAAGCCACGCACAAATACGCGGCCGGTGGGCCGGTGGAAGGCGTGAAGCAAGACCCGGCACTGGTGACGAAGGCCCCGAAGATCAAGAAGGAGTTCGGGTTGATCGACTGGACGAAGCCCGCGGCCGGCATCGAGCGCCACGTCCGCGCGATGCAGCCGTGGCCAACGGCGTACACGTTCTTGCACCGGCCCGGCAAGGAACCGATGCGGGTGATCGTCATCGCGGCAAACGAATTTCCTGTACGTTACGCCCCGGAAGCACCCGCCGGCCGATCGTTCGTGGATGCGAAGTTCCCACAATCCCTCTTCGTCGTTGGAGGGGAAGTGAATTCCGCAGAGCGCTCAGTGTTGGAAGTTCACGAACTTCAGCCGGCGGGAAAGAAGAAGATGACAGCAGAGGAATTCTTGCGCGGGTACCCTATCGTTGAGGGCATGCGGTTCGGCCCGGAAGTGCTGGTATGA
- a CDS encoding transcription antitermination factor NusB translates to MTITARQVAADVLNRSRSRDGFAAELIDDALSKVSLTAQDRRFVTQLVFGVTRRAGTLDAILKPFIHLPFHAVQPRVWDLLRLGAFQLTFLTHVPKHAAVNETVELAPYVGALKAKGFVNGVLRRVSELVTEDFTDKPGADAVAFAWEPPPPSPFPSGEGEEQRQPTPPSPLPEGKGEQARATAMLETVSDSSFSLFPSRRGLQGEPAGGSPSPEVRGDGGVGSSSAVTGGKGSYRRLARPVLPDPVADPTGYFAAAFSFPQWLANRWVERYGPAECTRLGFWFNAPPPLWIRVNKQNASRESYRAQLAGQMIEAEPGAHPQSLRFAEHHSIRDLPGYAAGDFAVQDHSSMLVASALGVEPGMRVLDACAAPGGKTTHLTELMDNRGHVTACDIEAKRLETVTTLCQRLQMKDVETVLLNEDGELPPGPFDAALVDVPCSNTGVLGRRPEVRWRLKPNEFEHLIRLQTRLLILAAERVKPGGAVVYSTCSIEPDENEGVVKAVCRGMRSLSLEAEHSSAPGRPSDGGYWARLRKAK, encoded by the coding sequence ATGACGATTACCGCCCGGCAAGTCGCGGCCGACGTGCTGAACCGCTCGCGCTCGCGCGACGGGTTCGCGGCCGAACTCATCGACGACGCACTCAGCAAAGTGAGCCTTACGGCCCAGGACCGCCGCTTCGTCACGCAACTGGTGTTCGGTGTCACCCGGCGCGCGGGCACGCTCGACGCGATTCTGAAACCGTTCATCCACCTCCCGTTCCACGCGGTCCAGCCGCGCGTGTGGGACTTGCTGCGCCTCGGGGCGTTTCAACTCACGTTCCTCACGCACGTCCCCAAGCACGCGGCCGTGAACGAAACGGTCGAACTCGCCCCCTACGTCGGGGCGCTGAAGGCCAAGGGTTTCGTCAACGGCGTGCTGCGTCGCGTGTCAGAACTGGTGACGGAAGACTTCACGGACAAGCCGGGCGCGGACGCGGTGGCGTTCGCGTGGGAACCTCCCCCCCCGTCCCCCTTCCCTTCAGGGGAGGGGGAGGAACAAAGACAACCTACACCCCCGTCCCCCCTCCCTGAAGGGAAGGGGGAGCAGGCGCGCGCGACCGCTATGCTGGAGACGGTATCCGACAGTTCGTTCTCCCTCTTCCCTAGCAGGAGGGGGTTGCAGGGGGAACCCGCGGGGGGTTCTCCCTCACCAGAAGTGAGGGGGGACGGGGGGGTAGGTTCTTCGAGTGCAGTCACCGGTGGGAAAGGTTCTTACCGCCGGCTCGCGCGCCCCGTTCTTCCCGATCCCGTCGCCGATCCCACGGGGTACTTCGCTGCGGCGTTCTCGTTCCCGCAGTGGCTCGCGAACCGGTGGGTCGAGCGTTACGGCCCGGCCGAATGCACGCGGCTCGGTTTCTGGTTCAACGCGCCACCGCCACTGTGGATTCGTGTGAACAAGCAGAACGCGAGCCGCGAATCGTACCGCGCTCAGCTCGCCGGGCAGATGATCGAAGCGGAGCCGGGGGCGCACCCACAATCGCTCCGGTTCGCCGAACACCATTCGATCCGCGATCTCCCCGGTTACGCCGCCGGCGATTTCGCGGTGCAGGATCACTCGTCGATGCTGGTCGCGTCCGCGCTCGGGGTGGAGCCCGGGATGCGCGTTCTCGATGCGTGCGCTGCGCCCGGCGGCAAGACGACGCACCTCACGGAGTTGATGGACAATCGGGGACACGTCACCGCATGCGACATTGAGGCGAAGCGCCTCGAAACCGTGACCACGCTGTGCCAACGGCTCCAGATGAAGGACGTGGAAACGGTTCTACTCAACGAAGACGGCGAACTGCCCCCGGGACCGTTCGATGCGGCGCTGGTCGATGTCCCGTGTAGCAACACGGGCGTGCTCGGCAGAAGGCCGGAAGTGCGGTGGCGGCTGAAGCCGAACGAGTTCGAGCACCTCATTCGCTTGCAAACGCGGCTGCTCATTCTCGCGGCCGAGCGCGTCAAACCGGGCGGCGCGGTGGTGTATTCCACCTGCAGCATCGAGCCGGACGAAAACGAGGGCGTCGTGAAAGCCGTGTGCCGCGGAATGCGGAGCCTGTCGCTCGAAGCGGAGCACTCGTCGGCGCCGGGGCGCCCGTCCGATGGCGGGTACTGGGCGCGGCTCCGCAAAGCAAAATAA